One genomic segment of Rivularia sp. PCC 7116 includes these proteins:
- a CDS encoding ParM/StbA family protein: MTDQPSAATPMNAAAIPMNRVTASTPINTTPKLTNTGGGGSKNILSVDLGRTSTKTTVSREPGSVVFVSSNVKQMTMEQVRGGVFEARATDPLMDLWLEYQGNGYAVGQLAADFGADLGVGQSKVEAALIKVLASVGYFKLKDDISVILGLPYLSQEQFEKEKAQLISQVTGPHVMNFRGEPVKVNVTKVWVMPEGYGSLLWCESQPKKAPGAPDFTKVSAAIVDIGHQTTDCLMVDNFRFARGASRSEDFGMSKFYELVAAEIEGADSQSLSLIAAVNKPKGERFYRPRGSSKPTNLDDFLPNLIEMFSREICTRVLAWLPERVTDVILTGGGGEFFWEDVQRLLKEAKINAHLAAPSRQANALGQYIYGEAQLSASRSSRS, encoded by the coding sequence ATGACAGACCAACCTTCCGCTGCTACCCCAATGAATGCCGCTGCTATACCGATGAATAGAGTCACGGCATCTACTCCGATTAATACAACTCCCAAACTCACCAATACCGGTGGTGGTGGGAGCAAGAATATTCTTAGCGTTGACCTAGGTAGAACTTCTACTAAAACCACTGTGAGTCGCGAGCCTGGTAGTGTGGTTTTCGTATCTTCCAATGTTAAACAAATGACAATGGAGCAAGTACGAGGAGGAGTTTTTGAAGCTCGTGCAACAGATCCTTTAATGGATTTGTGGCTTGAATACCAAGGTAATGGCTATGCTGTTGGTCAATTAGCAGCAGACTTTGGAGCCGACTTGGGAGTGGGGCAATCTAAAGTTGAAGCTGCGCTAATTAAAGTATTGGCTTCTGTGGGATACTTCAAACTCAAAGATGACATTTCAGTAATTTTGGGTCTTCCCTACCTTTCTCAAGAACAATTTGAAAAAGAAAAAGCACAACTTATATCCCAAGTTACCGGGCCTCACGTAATGAACTTTCGTGGCGAACCCGTTAAGGTTAACGTGACCAAAGTTTGGGTTATGCCAGAGGGTTACGGTAGCTTACTATGGTGCGAATCTCAACCTAAGAAAGCTCCGGGCGCACCCGACTTTACCAAAGTTTCTGCGGCAATTGTGGATATCGGGCACCAAACTACAGATTGCTTAATGGTAGACAATTTCCGTTTTGCAAGAGGTGCTTCTAGAAGTGAAGACTTTGGAATGAGTAAGTTTTACGAACTAGTAGCCGCCGAGATCGAAGGTGCTGATAGTCAATCCTTATCTTTGATTGCAGCGGTAAACAAGCCAAAAGGCGAACGCTTCTATCGTCCTAGAGGTTCGAGTAAGCCCACCAATCTAGATGATTTTCTGCCTAATTTGATAGAAATGTTTTCACGTGAAATCTGCACTCGTGTTTTAGCATGGCTGCCAGAACGTGTTACCGATGTAATTCTCACCGGAGGTGGTGGTGAATTTTTCTGGGAAGACGTTCAACGCTTGCTTAAAGAAGCAAAAATTAATGCTCATTTAGCTGCACCTTCCCGACAAGCTAACGCCTTAGGGCAGTATATTTATGGAGAGGCACAATTATCTGCCAGTCGCTCTTCTAGGTCTTAA
- a CDS encoding phosphoglucomutase/phosphomannomutase family protein, with protein MPVASKSIKFGTDGWRGVIGDEFTFERLALVAPVAAQVLLSTYGKIVNNRTIIVGHDRRFMAEDFARFVADIVTDAGFDVVLTEDFAPTPAFSWAAKAQNALGALVITASHNPGKYLGLKVKSCFGGSVPPEVTKEIESLLTQEVSLNREKGKIESFNPWQSYTQGLEGKVNIDKIRDAISSGKLTLFTDAMHGASAGGLGMLLGDKVQEINSDRDPLFEGGAPEPLPKYISKFISVIKNHRKANPEGLSVGLVFDGDCDRIAAVDGQGNFLSSQILIPILIDHLTQRRGFTGEIVKTVSGSDLIPLVAKLHNLSLYETPVGYKYIADRMLDAEVLLGGEESGGIGYGSHIPERDALLSALYVLEAIVESGMDLGDYYSHLQKQVNFDSAYDRIDLPLSGMEVRERLVQQLQKEPLKEIAGKQVVDCKTIDGYKFRLDDNSWLMIRFSGTEPVLRLYCEASNLDEVHKTLAWAKNWAE; from the coding sequence ATGCCAGTTGCCAGTAAATCCATTAAGTTTGGTACCGACGGATGGCGCGGCGTTATTGGCGATGAGTTCACTTTTGAACGTTTAGCCTTGGTTGCACCAGTAGCCGCGCAAGTATTATTAAGTACATACGGGAAGATAGTAAATAATCGTACCATCATTGTTGGTCACGACCGCCGATTTATGGCTGAAGATTTTGCTCGGTTTGTCGCCGACATTGTAACGGATGCGGGCTTTGATGTTGTATTGACTGAAGATTTTGCTCCCACTCCTGCTTTTAGTTGGGCAGCAAAGGCTCAGAATGCATTGGGAGCATTGGTAATTACAGCTTCTCATAATCCAGGAAAATATTTAGGATTGAAGGTAAAAAGCTGCTTCGGTGGTTCCGTACCTCCGGAAGTCACAAAGGAAATTGAAAGTCTGCTGACACAGGAAGTATCTTTAAATAGAGAAAAAGGTAAGATAGAAAGTTTTAATCCCTGGCAAAGCTATACCCAGGGATTAGAAGGCAAAGTCAATATTGACAAAATTCGAGATGCCATAAGTTCAGGTAAGCTGACTTTATTTACTGATGCAATGCATGGTGCATCCGCAGGTGGATTGGGAATGCTTTTAGGGGATAAAGTCCAAGAAATTAATAGCGATCGCGATCCGTTATTTGAAGGTGGTGCCCCCGAACCTTTACCGAAGTATATTTCTAAGTTTATAAGTGTAATCAAAAATCACCGTAAAGCTAACCCTGAAGGTTTATCTGTGGGATTAGTTTTTGATGGAGATTGTGACAGAATTGCGGCTGTGGATGGGCAAGGAAACTTCCTAAGTTCGCAAATATTAATTCCGATACTTATCGATCATTTAACTCAGCGGCGCGGATTTACTGGTGAAATTGTCAAAACTGTCAGCGGTTCGGATTTAATTCCTTTGGTTGCAAAACTGCATAACTTGTCGCTATACGAAACCCCCGTAGGTTATAAGTACATCGCCGATAGGATGTTAGATGCAGAAGTTTTATTAGGTGGTGAAGAATCTGGTGGAATCGGTTATGGAAGCCATATTCCCGAACGAGATGCTCTGCTTTCGGCATTGTACGTTTTAGAAGCAATTGTAGAATCGGGAATGGATTTAGGTGACTATTACAGTCATTTACAAAAACAAGTTAATTTTGATTCAGCATATGACCGTATCGATTTACCTCTCTCGGGCATGGAAGTACGGGAAAGACTTGTGCAACAATTGCAAAAAGAACCGTTAAAAGAAATTGCAGGAAAGCAAGTAGTTGATTGTAAAACAATTGATGGCTACAAGTTCCGTCTTGATGACAACAGCTGGTTAATGATTCGCTTTAGCGGAACCGAACCAGTTTTACGCTTATACTGCGAAGCATCTAACCTTGATGAAGTACATAAAACCCTAGCTTGGGCAAAAAATTGGGCAGAATAA
- the rdgB gene encoding RdgB/HAM1 family non-canonical purine NTP pyrophosphatase, which translates to MKLVVATSNPGKLKELQKYLADLNWDLVLKPQELEVEETGDTFEENARLKASEVAIATNSWAIADDSGLQVDALNGAPGVYSARYGANDSGRIARLLTELGNETNRGAQFACAIALARPDGTIALESEGVCRGEILYKTRGDGGFGYDPIFYVPHLQLTFAQMNSELKRSVSHRGKAMEGLLPQIEKLIV; encoded by the coding sequence ATGAAATTAGTCGTAGCCACCTCAAACCCAGGCAAATTAAAAGAATTGCAAAAATATCTTGCGGATTTAAATTGGGATTTAGTTCTCAAACCCCAAGAATTAGAAGTTGAAGAAACTGGCGATACTTTTGAGGAGAATGCTCGTTTAAAAGCTTCAGAAGTGGCAATTGCGACGAATAGTTGGGCTATAGCCGATGATTCTGGTTTGCAGGTAGATGCATTAAATGGCGCACCAGGAGTTTATTCTGCACGCTACGGTGCTAACGATTCCGGACGTATTGCTAGATTATTAACAGAATTAGGAAACGAAACCAATAGAGGCGCACAATTTGCTTGCGCGATCGCCCTTGCTCGTCCTGATGGCACAATTGCTTTAGAGTCTGAAGGTGTATGCCGGGGTGAAATTCTTTATAAAACCAGGGGTGATGGTGGCTTTGGTTACGATCCAATTTTTTACGTTCCGCATTTGCAGTTAACCTTTGCCCAGATGAATTCAGAGCTAAAGCGCTCAGTTAGTCATCGAGGTAAAGCGATGGAGGGTTTACTTCCTCAGATTGAAAAATTAATAGTATGA
- a CDS encoding P-II family nitrogen regulator encodes MKKVEAIIRPFKLDEVKIALVNAGIVGMTVSEVRGFGRQKGQTERYRGSEYTVEFLQKLKVEIVIEDAQVDMVVDKIIAAARTGEIGDGKIFISPVEQVVRIRTGEKNTEAV; translated from the coding sequence ATGAAAAAAGTGGAAGCGATTATTCGCCCCTTCAAGCTGGATGAAGTGAAAATTGCTTTAGTCAACGCTGGTATAGTTGGTATGACAGTTTCAGAAGTACGCGGATTTGGACGACAAAAGGGACAAACCGAACGTTATCGCGGTTCCGAGTACACCGTTGAATTTTTACAAAAACTCAAAGTAGAAATTGTTATAGAAGATGCCCAAGTTGATATGGTGGTAGATAAAATTATTGCTGCCGCCCGTACTGGCGAAATTGGCGATGGTAAGATTTTTATTTCACCGGTAGAGCAGGTGGTAAGGATTCGTACTGGAGAAAAAAATACCGAAGCCGTATAA
- the thiD gene encoding bifunctional hydroxymethylpyrimidine kinase/phosphomethylpyrimidine kinase, with product MNTTTTSKVPVALTIAGSDSGGGAGIQADLRTFAFHCVHGTSAITCVTAQNTLGVTRVDAMPKEAVEQQIRAVCEDIGVQSAKTGMLLNQEIIATVVKQVETLQIPNLVVDPVMVSRTGAQLIDDAAVKTLRDSLIPLATVLTPNRYEAQILSGLEIKTLDDMKTAAQTIYEKLKVKAVLVKGGGMQGSLRGIDIWFDGKNLETLLIQLVSTKNTHGTGCTLSAALAANLARGDGLFKAARQAKEYVSYALNHSLDIGKGQGPVGHFFPLLRE from the coding sequence ATGAACACCACTACAACATCTAAGGTGCCCGTTGCTTTAACTATTGCTGGTTCCGATAGCGGTGGTGGTGCGGGGATTCAAGCCGATTTGCGTACCTTTGCTTTTCATTGCGTCCACGGAACTAGCGCCATTACCTGCGTTACCGCACAAAATACTTTAGGCGTAACAAGGGTTGATGCAATGCCAAAAGAAGCAGTTGAGCAACAAATTCGGGCAGTATGCGAAGATATCGGAGTTCAGTCAGCCAAGACTGGGATGTTGCTCAATCAAGAAATCATTGCTACTGTTGTCAAGCAAGTAGAGACTCTGCAAATTCCCAACTTAGTAGTAGATCCGGTAATGGTATCGCGCACGGGAGCACAACTAATTGATGACGCAGCCGTGAAAACCCTTCGCGATTCTCTCATACCTCTAGCTACTGTTTTGACTCCTAACCGATATGAAGCGCAAATTCTTAGTGGCTTAGAAATTAAAACCCTTGACGATATGAAAACAGCAGCCCAAACCATTTACGAAAAGTTAAAGGTAAAAGCTGTTTTGGTTAAAGGCGGTGGAATGCAGGGAAGTTTGCGCGGAATCGATATTTGGTTTGATGGCAAAAACCTTGAAACTTTGCTTATACAATTAGTTTCTACCAAAAATACTCATGGAACAGGCTGCACTTTATCGGCTGCGCTCGCCGCTAATTTAGCACGAGGCGATGGTTTATTTAAAGCAGCACGTCAAGCTAAAGAATATGTTTCTTATGCATTGAATCATTCTTTAGACATCGGCAAAGGACAAGGTCCTGTAGGACACTTTTTTCCTTTACTAAGAGAATAA
- a CDS encoding DUF5942 domain-containing protein: MKKLILFCLFVIGLSFALLTFVNLKGLAARGEFETIVLDFREDIPVEELQQDLQAIAQKYNVTPKLDNQFSKKDNVYIIKGDRQRVKNLRKSEFAQDTEFIEPNYIYKIPESGNPEEDKIAREAEYLQSSEDIIEEVKPSLKGANDPLYAQQWHLHNINVEGAWDKNRGKGVTVAVIDTGVTKVRDLVETEFAKGYDFVNDRENASDDNGHGTHVAGTIAQATNNSYGVAGVAYEARLMPLKVLSDYGGGTIADIAEAIKFAADNGADVINMSLGGGGESQLMKDAINYAHSKGVVIIAAAGNENQNAASYPARYPNVFAVSALGPDGQKAPYSNYGAGVDISAPGGSDAGKVLQATVDMDSKGEEVFLGLQGTSMASPHVAGVAALVKAAGVEEPDEIVKVLAKSARVIQDDGLNYYGAGQLNAEAAVSLAEQGIISFQDFFRWLRDSGYLNPGFWIDGGMVALLPKILMVVGSYLLAWFLRVYFPFTMTWTLASGLVSGSSGLFFLKGFYIFDLPQWPFRLLGSSIPELGNTLQGTNPFNPLFASVLAPLVLMALLLGNSRWKWFAIGSSLGVAACLAVSSITDPAVWGLGSGILARGFLIANAVLCFILARFAVKNEEQPV, encoded by the coding sequence ATGAAAAAACTCATATTATTTTGTTTGTTTGTCATCGGGTTGAGTTTTGCTTTGTTAACTTTTGTTAACCTAAAGGGACTTGCAGCTCGTGGTGAATTTGAAACAATTGTGTTGGATTTCCGGGAAGATATTCCCGTCGAGGAATTGCAGCAAGATTTGCAAGCAATAGCACAAAAGTACAATGTAACTCCCAAATTAGATAATCAATTTTCTAAAAAGGATAATGTATATATTATCAAAGGGGATCGGCAGCGAGTCAAAAATCTGCGTAAGTCAGAATTTGCTCAAGACACGGAATTTATAGAGCCAAATTACATATATAAAATTCCCGAATCTGGGAATCCCGAAGAAGATAAAATTGCTAGAGAAGCTGAATATTTACAGTCTTCTGAAGATATCATCGAAGAAGTTAAGCCAAGTCTGAAAGGTGCTAACGACCCGCTTTACGCTCAACAGTGGCATTTACATAATATTAACGTTGAAGGAGCTTGGGATAAAAATAGAGGTAAAGGCGTAACGGTAGCCGTGATTGATACTGGTGTTACCAAGGTACGCGATTTAGTTGAAACTGAGTTTGCTAAAGGCTACGACTTCGTTAACGATAGAGAAAACGCTTCAGATGACAACGGGCATGGTACCCACGTTGCTGGCACCATCGCTCAAGCAACCAATAACAGTTACGGTGTCGCCGGAGTCGCTTACGAAGCTCGTTTAATGCCTTTGAAGGTTCTTAGCGATTATGGTGGCGGTACGATTGCCGATATTGCCGAAGCGATTAAATTTGCAGCCGATAACGGTGCAGATGTGATTAATATGAGCTTAGGTGGTGGTGGTGAAAGCCAATTAATGAAAGATGCAATTAATTACGCTCACAGCAAAGGAGTAGTAATTATTGCTGCTGCTGGTAACGAAAACCAAAATGCTGCGTCTTATCCCGCACGTTATCCAAATGTATTCGCAGTTTCCGCTTTAGGTCCTGACGGGCAAAAAGCGCCTTATTCTAATTATGGTGCTGGGGTTGATATTTCTGCTCCAGGTGGTAGCGATGCTGGCAAAGTTTTGCAAGCAACCGTTGATATGGATAGCAAAGGTGAAGAAGTTTTTCTTGGCTTGCAGGGTACAAGTATGGCTTCACCTCATGTTGCTGGCGTTGCTGCATTAGTTAAAGCTGCTGGAGTAGAAGAACCAGACGAAATTGTTAAAGTTCTGGCAAAATCAGCAAGAGTTATTCAAGATGACGGCTTAAACTACTACGGAGCCGGACAGTTAAATGCTGAGGCAGCAGTATCCCTTGCCGAGCAAGGAATAATTAGTTTCCAAGACTTCTTTCGTTGGTTGCGCGATAGCGGTTATCTAAATCCTGGTTTTTGGATTGACGGAGGTATGGTAGCACTTCTACCTAAGATTTTGATGGTAGTGGGTTCTTACTTGTTAGCTTGGTTTTTACGAGTTTATTTCCCCTTTACCATGACTTGGACTTTAGCCAGCGGTTTGGTGAGTGGTAGCTCTGGATTATTTTTCCTCAAAGGATTTTACATCTTTGACCTTCCTCAATGGCCTTTTCGCTTATTAGGTAGCTCTATTCCGGAATTAGGTAATACATTACAGGGAACTAATCCTTTTAACCCATTATTTGCAAGCGTTTTAGCTCCTCTTGTCCTAATGGCACTACTTTTAGGCAATTCTAGATGGAAATGGTTTGCAATCGGCTCTAGCTTGGGTGTTGCAGCTTGTTTAGCTGTAAGTTCTATCACAGATCCAGCAGTTTGGGGTTTGGGAAGTGGTATTTTAGCTCGTGGTTTTTTAATAGCTAACGCAGTTCTGTGCTTCATTCTGGCTCGCTTTGCAGTCAAAAATGAAGAACAACCAGTTTAG
- the hetF gene encoding cell division protein HetF — translation MTQEFHISVTPVGQNDYLVRTEQVAPGVPLAEELVRWPVADWLAAAGSLMNDPLQSVLQGDAMALSACLEETNARNSVNLVALGQQLYNALFQGTLRDSWITAQGIAQNHQQVLRLRLGLKDTKLARLPWEVMHQADRPIATGPYIAFSRYQSGMSGTSRLPSRNIPQLSTNGGIRVLMVIASPADQVRLNLLKQEAIRLQAELERKNQGGDHLPEIELSVLEQPGREELTQALEQGNYHVLHYSGHSNFGANGGEIYLVSGRTGLTETLYGDDLAGLLVNNNIQMAVFNSCLGTYAATSDSNLDTGQRNLTETLVKRGIKSVLAMSERIPDEVALTLTQLFYRNLSQGYAVDLCVSRMRQGLISAYSSHQLYWALPILYLQPEFDGYLDPEVYLPQSGELFNEYDPNSSTIPTLYAPNSTPSSDMVPVEGTVNSYVVEDSSHLDLLGEDMWGDLVDEIEYDDPSYSEDSAIVSDLFRQIDDEKSLTEPPMNAELVQNEDDYEQRQLSPDLDYQSDDTLIWDESEHPTSIGSQQSAVINETPNQDNFAVHLEQKNQDTTAFAKAAAKKQKRNQRLALLGVLGISAIVFIGAIDYLITNKPSTDPVTIVGKPQQFNLEDASTENITTYAGEKLRQGEIKEGLKAVEELLDRGVLSNAETALENIDNEQQINNSHVNFIKGRLAWQFIQQGDTKYSIDDARRYWEVATQKDPNSFLYRNALGFAYYAEGKLNRANDSWFRALDLSFKQNPAQNVSNSNSLMSVQAVENQIVDKEALTAYAGLALSLYQTSQEQPSEKRLKYLTEAIKYSRLVMKDNSVSFQRKSLAQNWLWTKEAVQDWQSLLQLD, via the coding sequence GTGACCCAGGAATTTCACATTTCCGTAACCCCAGTAGGGCAAAACGACTACTTGGTGCGGACGGAACAAGTCGCCCCTGGGGTACCCTTAGCAGAAGAACTGGTAAGGTGGCCGGTGGCTGATTGGTTAGCCGCTGCTGGGAGTTTAATGAACGACCCATTGCAGTCAGTATTGCAGGGCGATGCGATGGCGTTAAGCGCCTGTTTAGAAGAGACAAATGCAAGAAACTCAGTCAATTTGGTGGCACTGGGTCAGCAACTTTATAATGCGCTGTTTCAAGGCACTCTTAGGGACAGTTGGATTACGGCGCAAGGTATTGCCCAAAACCACCAACAGGTATTGCGCTTGCGTTTGGGCTTAAAGGATACGAAATTAGCTCGTCTTCCTTGGGAGGTAATGCATCAAGCCGATCGCCCAATTGCCACCGGTCCTTATATTGCTTTTTCTCGCTATCAAAGCGGAATGAGCGGAACGTCTCGCCTACCATCAAGAAATATTCCCCAGTTATCAACGAATGGTGGAATTAGAGTCTTGATGGTGATTGCTTCTCCTGCCGATCAAGTGCGTCTTAACCTGTTAAAACAAGAAGCTATCAGGCTGCAAGCGGAACTTGAGCGTAAAAACCAAGGCGGGGATCATCTTCCTGAAATTGAACTTTCGGTACTAGAGCAACCTGGAAGAGAAGAATTAACCCAAGCTTTAGAACAAGGAAATTATCACGTTCTCCACTATTCTGGCCATAGTAATTTTGGTGCAAACGGTGGCGAAATCTATTTGGTCAGCGGTAGAACTGGTTTGACCGAAACTCTGTACGGTGATGACTTGGCTGGCTTGCTGGTTAATAATAATATCCAAATGGCGGTATTTAACTCCTGTTTGGGAACTTATGCTGCCACCTCAGATAGCAATCTAGATACCGGACAGCGCAATCTAACCGAGACTTTGGTCAAGCGAGGCATAAAAAGCGTTTTGGCAATGTCGGAACGCATTCCTGACGAAGTAGCATTAACTTTAACGCAATTGTTTTACCGCAATTTATCCCAGGGATACGCGGTTGATTTGTGCGTCAGCCGGATGCGTCAGGGATTAATTTCTGCTTACAGTTCGCATCAATTGTATTGGGCGCTACCAATCTTATATCTTCAACCAGAATTTGACGGTTATTTAGACCCAGAAGTTTACTTGCCTCAAAGTGGAGAATTATTTAACGAGTACGACCCCAATAGCAGCACAATTCCAACGCTTTATGCTCCTAATTCCACACCAAGTTCTGACATGGTTCCAGTGGAAGGAACAGTCAATTCTTATGTGGTAGAAGACTCTTCGCATCTAGATTTACTAGGCGAAGATATGTGGGGAGACCTTGTTGATGAAATAGAATACGACGACCCCAGCTATTCAGAAGATTCTGCAATTGTTTCGGATTTATTTCGTCAGATAGATGATGAAAAATCTTTGACTGAGCCTCCCATGAATGCTGAGTTAGTCCAAAACGAAGATGACTACGAACAAAGACAATTATCTCCAGATCTCGATTATCAATCTGACGATACTTTGATATGGGACGAAAGTGAGCACCCAACATCAATCGGCTCCCAACAAAGTGCAGTAATCAACGAAACCCCCAATCAAGATAATTTTGCAGTCCATTTGGAGCAAAAAAATCAAGATACCACCGCATTTGCCAAAGCCGCAGCTAAAAAACAAAAACGAAACCAGCGTTTAGCGCTTCTGGGTGTCTTGGGGATAAGCGCAATTGTGTTTATTGGAGCTATAGATTATTTAATAACAAATAAACCCTCAACCGATCCAGTCACTATTGTTGGCAAACCGCAGCAATTTAATTTGGAAGATGCTTCAACGGAAAATATAACTACATACGCTGGTGAAAAACTTAGACAAGGTGAAATTAAAGAAGGTCTTAAAGCTGTAGAAGAGTTGCTCGATCGCGGTGTTTTAAGCAATGCTGAAACTGCATTAGAAAATATTGATAACGAACAACAAATTAACAATTCTCATGTCAACTTCATCAAAGGACGTTTGGCGTGGCAGTTTATTCAACAAGGCGATACCAAATACAGTATTGACGATGCTCGCCGTTACTGGGAAGTTGCGACACAAAAAGACCCCAATTCGTTTTTGTATAGAAATGCTTTAGGCTTTGCTTATTATGCAGAAGGTAAGCTTAACCGTGCTAACGATTCTTGGTTTAGAGCTTTAGATTTATCTTTTAAACAGAATCCCGCGCAAAACGTATCTAATTCAAATAGCTTAATGTCTGTACAAGCAGTTGAGAATCAAATAGTTGATAAAGAAGCTTTAACAGCTTATGCTGGTTTGGCTTTAAGCCTATACCAAACTTCTCAGGAGCAGCCTTCTGAAAAAAGGTTGAAATACTTGACAGAAGCAATCAAATATAGCCGTTTGGTGATGAAAGATAATTCAGTCAGTTTTCAGAGAAAGAGTTTAGCTCAAAATTGGTTGTGGACTAAAGAAGCGGTTCAAGATTGGCAATCTTTACTTCAACTTGACTAA
- a CDS encoding neutral zinc metallopeptidase, giving the protein MKLLKALTTSIISIGYILSSSPANAREWSPKAVINGVYEGIQHIHGYRATPRLVWNVSLGNRSACGRIYGSHYCKLNHTVYITNRDIRMAYQHGDAALAYIVAHEYAHAMQTIHGFAPRAIPITELQADCLAGVYLGLIPNITLDNRDIREIATFAYRIGDYAWGNEHHHGTPKQRVQSVLIGMKGSINGKNIGACRI; this is encoded by the coding sequence ATGAAACTATTAAAAGCACTAACAACATCTATCATCAGCATTGGATACATACTTTCAAGTTCTCCTGCCAATGCAAGAGAATGGTCGCCAAAAGCAGTAATAAATGGAGTGTATGAAGGAATTCAACATATTCACGGTTATAGAGCGACTCCAAGACTAGTTTGGAATGTTAGCTTAGGAAATCGCTCTGCTTGCGGACGTATTTATGGTAGTCACTATTGCAAGTTAAATCACACGGTTTACATTACTAACAGAGATATTCGCATGGCTTACCAACATGGAGATGCAGCCTTAGCTTATATTGTTGCCCATGAATACGCTCATGCAATGCAAACTATTCACGGGTTTGCACCCAGAGCTATTCCGATTACGGAATTACAAGCAGATTGTTTAGCTGGAGTATATTTAGGATTAATTCCAAATATTACTCTTGATAATCGAGATATTCGTGAAATTGCTACCTTCGCTTATAGAATTGGCGATTATGCTTGGGGTAACGAACATCATCATGGAACTCCAAAACAACGAGTTCAATCTGTATTAATTGGGATGAAAGGCTCTATTAATGGTAAAAATATTGGGGCTTGTCGTATTTAG
- a CDS encoding vancomycin high temperature exclusion protein, translating to MLPKWLLQHWRLLSGVLLLSAVITPLALNFYVKIVTSSRRYNNPNQIPSQRVAIVLGAGIYNDSPSPMLADRISAAAELYKLGKVQKLLMSGDNSSEDYDEVTVMKRYAMKLGIPQKDITLDYAGFKTYQSCYRANAIFGVNQAVVVTQNFHLPRAVYLCQQLGVDAVGLGTPDWENYRRETIMRYTFREYISTIKALWQVHITRPKPTYLGPFEGIK from the coding sequence ATGCTACCAAAATGGTTATTGCAGCACTGGCGATTATTATCTGGAGTGCTGCTTTTAAGTGCTGTTATAACACCTTTGGCACTTAACTTTTATGTAAAAATAGTAACTAGCAGTCGCCGCTATAATAATCCCAATCAAATTCCTTCACAACGAGTTGCTATTGTTTTAGGTGCCGGAATTTATAACGATAGCCCTTCTCCGATGCTAGCAGATAGGATATCTGCTGCTGCGGAACTTTACAAGCTCGGAAAAGTACAAAAGCTGTTGATGAGTGGCGACAATAGTAGTGAAGATTACGATGAAGTAACCGTAATGAAGCGTTATGCAATGAAATTGGGCATTCCTCAAAAGGATATTACTTTGGATTATGCCGGTTTCAAAACTTATCAAAGCTGCTATCGTGCGAATGCTATTTTCGGAGTTAACCAAGCGGTTGTAGTTACTCAAAACTTCCATTTACCCCGCGCAGTTTATCTTTGCCAACAATTAGGTGTAGATGCTGTAGGATTGGGTACTCCTGATTGGGAAAATTATCGTCGAGAAACTATAATGCGCTATACCTTCAGAGAATATATTTCTACTATTAAAGCATTATGGCAAGTTCATATTACTCGTCCTAAACCAACTTATTTAGGGCCGTTTGAAGGAATTAAATAA